One window of the Candidatus Effluviviaceae Genus V sp. genome contains the following:
- a CDS encoding T9SS type A sorting domain-containing protein yields LTALRPPRPNPFTASTELSFDTPGNGRRVVIRVCDVAGRLVRTLYDGRPPAGRHSVGWDGRAESGVPVASGVYLVNLDSGGFRRTRKVVRLR; encoded by the coding sequence CTCACGGCGCTTCGTCCTCCGAGACCCAACCCGTTCACGGCGTCCACCGAGCTCTCGTTCGACACGCCGGGGAACGGTCGCCGCGTCGTCATCCGGGTCTGTGACGTCGCGGGGCGGCTCGTGCGGACGCTCTACGACGGGAGGCCGCCGGCGGGGCGCCACTCCGTCGGGTGGGACGGACGAGCGGAGAGCGGCGTTCCCGTGGCATCGGGCGTCTATCTGGTCAACCTCGACTCGGGGGGATTCAGAAGGACCCGCAAGGTCGTCCGGCTGAGATAG
- a CDS encoding ATP-binding cassette domain-containing protein: MEPPLVAQLRGASKTYTEGPVDVEALKATDLDLNAGELLLIIGPSGSGKTTLLSLIGCVIYPTDGCVCVQGANTKLLNDNELADLRLREIGFVFQGFNLISPLTCEENVMAPLIVQGRDSAETRERVDRALGIVGLSDKKGALPKQLSGGQKQRAAIARALVSEPDIILCDEPTGSLDIDSARSVLQELRDLADDGKAVAVVTHDTRLEEYADRIIRIENGVVEERPSEGRRQ, from the coding sequence ATGGAGCCGCCGCTCGTAGCGCAGCTCCGGGGCGCCTCGAAGACGTACACGGAAGGGCCTGTGGACGTTGAGGCCCTCAAGGCGACCGACCTCGATCTCAACGCCGGCGAGCTCCTCCTCATCATCGGTCCTTCGGGATCCGGCAAGACCACCCTTCTCTCTCTCATCGGCTGTGTCATCTACCCGACGGACGGCTGCGTCTGCGTGCAGGGTGCGAACACGAAGCTCCTGAACGACAACGAGCTGGCGGATCTCAGGCTCCGCGAGATCGGGTTCGTGTTCCAGGGGTTCAACCTGATCTCGCCGCTGACCTGCGAGGAGAACGTCATGGCGCCTCTCATCGTCCAGGGCAGGGACTCCGCCGAGACGCGGGAGAGGGTCGACCGCGCGCTCGGGATCGTCGGGCTCTCCGACAAGAAGGGCGCACTGCCGAAGCAGCTCTCCGGCGGCCAGAAACAGCGCGCAGCGATCGCGCGAGCGCTCGTGTCCGAACCCGACATCATCCTCTGCGATGAGCCCACCGGTTCTCTCGACATCGACTCGGCCCGCTCCGTTCTGCAGGAGCTCCGTGATCTTGCCGACGACGGCAAGGCGGTGGCCGTCGTGACGCACGACACGCGGCTCGAGGAGTACGCCGACCGGATCATCAGGATCGAGAACGGCGTCGTGGAGGAGCGGCCCAGCGAAGGGAGAAGACAGTGA